TTCTTATCTGTTGAACCCCGATTCGCCTTTAAGCTGGCGCCCGGCCCTTGAACTGGCGCAGTGGAAATGGTTGTGCAGTTTTTTACTCGCCTGCAACCAGCGCAAATCGCGGCAGACCACGGCTGAACTTTTGCGCCTGGCATTCTATAGCCGTAACTGCCTGGCGAATCTGCAGGCGCAACTGGCCTTGAATTTTGATTTGCGCCAGGCAGGCAAGCTGGTCATGTATTCATCTGATGTTGCACTCAAGGCTGCGGCTGCGCAAGTCGCTTACCAGGCGCAACTGGGTTGTGAGCAGCAAGTTTTATCAACCCAGGCTTGTCTCGATATAGAACCTGCGCTGGCACATGCAGCCGCCCGTTGGGTGGGCGGCGTTTATACGCCATCTGAAGATGTTGGTGACTGTGCTCGCTTTTGCAGACAATTGTCGCAGGCATTGATACACAATTATCCTAAGGTGAAGTTTTTGTATGGCATCCAGGTCAATGGCATGCTCGTGCAGGCATGCAAACTGCAGGCGCTGCAAACCAGCCGGGGCGATATCAGTGCAGATGCCTTTGTGCTGGCAAATGGTTCGCATGCCGCCACCCTGGCTGCCAGGGCAGGCTTGCGCTTGCCCGTGTATCCGCTCAAGGGCTACAGCATCA
This is a stretch of genomic DNA from Undibacterium sp. KW1. It encodes these proteins:
- a CDS encoding D-amino acid dehydrogenase, whose amino-acid sequence is MKVCIIGAGVIGLTTAYSLARRGHDVSIVEAHDGAGEGASFGNGAQLSYSYVAPLADPSVWASMPSYLLNPDSPLSWRPALELAQWKWLCSFLLACNQRKSRQTTAELLRLAFYSRNCLANLQAQLALNFDLRQAGKLVMYSSDVALKAAAAQVAYQAQLGCEQQVLSTQACLDIEPALAHAAARWVGGVYTPSEDVGDCARFCRQLSQALIHNYPKVKFLYGIQVNGMLVQACKLQALQTSRGDISADAFVLANGSHAATLAARAGLRLPVYPLKGYSITLDAPAADASLPSVSITDSARKIVYARIGDRLRVAGRVEIVGHDMQINAARARSLLTETQELFPTLKADTNAIHPWVGMRPATPTGIPIIGASPVSNLYLNTGHGALGWTLACGSAELLAQQIDGEQSAIDASPYHY